One Archangium violaceum genomic window, CTTCACCTTGTCCGCGCCCGAGGGATCCCCTCCGAGCAGCGTATGGGTGATGCGCCAGGGGCCGGGGACGCGCGGGCTGAGCAACGCGGCGCTGGTGCCATCGCCCCACAGCACGCAGCTGGAGCGGTCCGAGTAGTCCACCACTCGGGTGGAGTTCTCCGGATTCACCACCAGGATGAAGTCCGGCAGGCGCTCGGGCTTCATGCTGTCGAGGAAGTGCAGCTGGGCGCAGAAGGAGGAGCAGGCCGCGTTGAGATCCACCGCGGGCGCATCGATGTTCAGCGCCTCCGCGATGCGGCAGGCCTCCGCGGGGATGCACTCGTCGGGCGAGCAGCCGCCCGCCACCACCATGCCCACGTCCTTCACGCCACGCCCCGCGCGCTCGAGCGCCATCAACGCCGCGCGCCTGCCCGTCTCCGCGTTGGAGTACAGGGCCGCCTCCTGGGCTCCGCGGACGTCGCGGTTGCGGGTCTCGCGGATGTACTCGAGCGGCAGCACCGTGTGTCGGGTGCGGATGCCCACCCGCTCGACGATCCAGGTGTCATCCGTCTCCAGGCCGATCTCCTGGAGGAACGCGTTGGTGA contains:
- a CDS encoding 3-oxoacyl-ACP synthase III family protein, with translation MFLHALGHFHPENIITNAFLQEIGLETDDTWIVERVGIRTRHTVLPLEYIRETRNRDVRGAQEAALYSNAETGRRAALMALERAGRGVKDVGMVVAGGCSPDECIPAEACRIAEALNIDAPAVDLNAACSSFCAQLHFLDSMKPERLPDFILVVNPENSTRVVDYSDRSSCVLWGDGTSAALLSPRVPGPWRITHTLLGGDPSGADKVKVPRFGHFTQQGSAVQAFAIKRATETFLTLREHYLAASPGRTPEGPSLIGHQANLRMLESVQRRTGVADARHFFNVDRRGNCGASGAPTVLSENWDDPRLGDAVALAVVGSGLTWAGTLLERTTAGA